The following proteins come from a genomic window of Longimicrobium sp.:
- a CDS encoding TfoX/Sxy family protein: MSASSAPEDRYAALVEALRDTPGVTAPADPAAPSRKFGDTGLKTGGKIFAMLAQGRLVVKLPRHRVDALVAAGSGERFDPGHGRVMKEWLSLDPAAKEEWLPLAREALEFVAARA, encoded by the coding sequence ATGAGCGCTTCGTCCGCTCCGGAAGATCGCTACGCCGCCCTTGTCGAGGCGCTGCGGGACACGCCCGGCGTCACGGCGCCCGCGGATCCCGCCGCCCCGAGCCGGAAGTTCGGCGACACGGGCCTGAAGACCGGCGGGAAGATCTTCGCCATGCTCGCCCAGGGCCGGCTGGTGGTGAAGCTGCCCCGGCACCGCGTCGACGCGCTGGTCGCGGCCGGGAGCGGCGAGCGCTTCGACCCCGGGCACGGCCGCGTGATGAAGGAATGGCTGAGCCTCGATCCGGCTGCGAAGGAAGAATGGCTCCCGCTCGCCCGCGAAGCGCTGGAGTTCGTCGCCGCGCGCGCCTAG
- a CDS encoding HXXEE domain-containing protein has protein sequence MSRVRLAFGALVLAQAAHSVEEYLGRLWESFPPAGFVAGLISRDRELGFIVFNVALVAFGAWCLLWPVRREWPSAVPLAWLWIAIETINGVGHPFWSLRQGGYTPGLATAPVLLVLALYLASRLLTVPRPASRAA, from the coding sequence ATGTCCCGGGTCAGACTGGCGTTCGGCGCGCTCGTCCTCGCCCAGGCCGCCCATTCGGTCGAGGAGTACCTCGGCCGCCTCTGGGAGTCGTTTCCGCCGGCCGGCTTCGTGGCGGGGCTGATCTCGCGGGACCGCGAGCTGGGGTTCATCGTGTTCAACGTGGCGCTCGTGGCTTTCGGCGCCTGGTGCCTGCTGTGGCCCGTGCGCCGCGAGTGGCCGTCCGCCGTGCCGCTCGCGTGGCTCTGGATCGCCATCGAGACGATCAACGGCGTGGGGCACCCCTTCTGGTCGCTGCGCCAGGGCGGCTACACGCCGGGACTCGCGACGGCGCCGGTGCTCCTGGTGCTCGCTCTTTATCTCGCTTCACGGCTGCTCACGGTCCCCCGCCCCGCCTCGCGAGCCGCCTGA
- a CDS encoding alpha/beta family hydrolase, with protein MANPESVTWRVPVGGAETTAAYDPAEAEGPRVVFVCAHGAGGSMNDRGMLAVAKTLRSRGLHLVRFNFLYKEKGSGRPDPMPLLKDTVSAVVSRAREELRPDVLVIGGRSMGGRAASMLAADGFACDGLLLLAYPLHPAGRPEQLRDAHLPAIRVPVLCFNGTRDDLCRRDLMERVLEGVTTDWTMHWLEGADHSFHVLKKSGRTDAEVLDEVGEAAEKWVARLGG; from the coding sequence GTGGCGAATCCCGAGAGCGTCACCTGGCGGGTCCCGGTCGGCGGCGCGGAGACCACCGCGGCGTACGACCCGGCCGAAGCGGAGGGCCCGCGCGTCGTCTTCGTCTGCGCGCACGGCGCGGGCGGCAGCATGAACGACCGCGGCATGCTGGCGGTCGCGAAAACCCTCCGCTCGCGAGGGCTCCACCTGGTCCGCTTCAACTTCCTCTACAAGGAAAAGGGCTCGGGGCGCCCCGACCCGATGCCGCTGCTCAAGGACACCGTGTCCGCCGTCGTGTCGCGCGCCCGGGAAGAGCTGCGGCCGGACGTGCTGGTCATCGGCGGGCGGTCGATGGGCGGGCGGGCGGCCTCGATGCTCGCCGCCGACGGCTTCGCGTGCGACGGTCTCCTCCTGCTCGCCTACCCCCTCCACCCCGCCGGCCGCCCCGAGCAGCTCCGCGACGCGCACCTGCCGGCCATCCGCGTCCCCGTCCTCTGCTTCAACGGCACCCGCGACGACCTGTGCCGGCGCGACCTGATGGAGCGGGTGCTGGAGGGGGTGACGACCGACTGGACCATGCACTGGCTGGAGGGAGCCGACCACAGCTTCCACGTGCTCAAGAAGTCCGGCAGGACCGACGCCGAGGTCCTCGACGAGGTCGGCGAGGCCGCCGAGAAGTGGGTGGCGCGGCTCGGCGGGTAG
- the gluQRS gene encoding tRNA glutamyl-Q(34) synthetase GluQRS, protein MGAAEVSGGGGVRGRFAPSPTGGLHVGNARTALLAWLHARAAGGRFVMRVEDLDAGRVRPGVMEAQLEELRWLGLDWDEGPDAGGPHAPYVQSARGEWYEAALRRLAERRLLYGCVCSRKDIAAAASAPHMGEEGPRYPGTCRARAADAAAPSLLRLGVSELALRLGVEPGEVCFDDLLMGRRCYDPAAETGDFVVRRKDGAAAYQLAVVVDDAAMGVTHVVRGADLLSSTARQLLLYRALGLAPPAFLHVPLMLGEDGERLAKRHGAVSLAELRARGVRPERVAGWLAATCGLAEEGEEAAAGELVGRFAVERLPREPTVVTAAMLERLGGG, encoded by the coding sequence ATGGGCGCCGCCGAAGTGAGCGGGGGCGGCGGGGTGCGCGGGCGCTTCGCTCCGAGCCCCACGGGCGGGCTGCACGTGGGCAACGCGCGCACGGCGCTGCTGGCGTGGCTGCACGCGCGCGCGGCGGGCGGGCGCTTCGTGATGCGGGTGGAGGACCTGGACGCCGGCCGCGTGCGCCCGGGAGTCATGGAGGCGCAGCTCGAAGAGCTGCGCTGGCTGGGGCTGGACTGGGACGAGGGGCCGGACGCGGGCGGCCCCCACGCGCCCTACGTGCAGTCCGCGCGCGGGGAGTGGTACGAGGCGGCGCTCCGGCGGCTGGCGGAGCGCCGCCTGCTCTACGGCTGCGTCTGCTCGCGGAAGGACATCGCGGCGGCGGCCAGCGCGCCGCACATGGGGGAGGAGGGGCCGCGCTACCCGGGCACCTGCCGCGCGCGGGCGGCCGACGCGGCCGCGCCGTCGCTGCTGCGGCTGGGGGTGTCGGAGCTGGCGCTGCGGCTCGGGGTGGAGCCGGGGGAGGTGTGCTTCGATGACCTGCTGATGGGGCGCCGCTGCTACGACCCGGCGGCGGAGACGGGGGACTTCGTGGTGCGGCGGAAGGACGGCGCCGCGGCGTACCAGCTGGCCGTGGTGGTGGACGACGCGGCGATGGGGGTCACGCACGTGGTGCGCGGCGCCGACCTGCTCTCGTCCACCGCGCGGCAGCTGCTGCTCTACCGCGCGCTGGGCCTGGCCCCGCCCGCCTTCCTGCACGTGCCGCTGATGCTGGGCGAGGACGGCGAGCGGCTGGCGAAGCGCCACGGCGCGGTGTCGCTGGCGGAGCTGCGCGCGCGGGGGGTGCGGCCGGAGCGCGTGGCCGGCTGGCTGGCGGCGACGTGCGGGCTGGCGGAGGAGGGGGAGGAGGCGGCCGCGGGGGAACTGGTGGGCCGCTTCGCCGTGGAGCGGCTGCCGCGCGAGCCGACGGTGGTGACCGCGGCGATGCTGGAGCGGCTGGGCGGGGGGTGA
- a CDS encoding tetratricopeptide repeat protein, with translation MSAGEGGGDPAARAAALAEAFPPEPEREESRAGCERLLPEAVEAAERCAAAGEGLEHAARLFFLAGRFEVARGRYQEARGLLERAAAARERAHGAADPRVALDLTYLNGALLHLGDRAGMVRNAARAVEIFTAAHGERHRTTVTHINNLGTILHRSGDPAGARAQFERALALIPEVWGTRHPFFATVSSNLGDVLAELGDAEGARRLYERALEVDEAAYGPHYSSVARDLLKLGTLLAALEETEAARPLLERALAFYEPQLGADHPHVAALRESVARLG, from the coding sequence GTGAGCGCGGGGGAGGGCGGGGGAGACCCGGCCGCGCGGGCCGCGGCGCTGGCGGAGGCGTTCCCGCCCGAGCCGGAGCGCGAGGAGTCGCGGGCCGGGTGCGAGCGCCTGCTCCCGGAGGCCGTCGAGGCGGCGGAGCGGTGCGCCGCGGCGGGCGAGGGGCTGGAGCACGCGGCGCGGCTCTTCTTCCTGGCCGGGCGCTTCGAGGTGGCGCGCGGACGCTACCAGGAGGCGCGGGGGCTGCTGGAGCGCGCGGCCGCGGCGAGGGAGCGGGCGCACGGCGCCGCCGACCCGCGGGTGGCGCTGGACCTCACCTACCTGAACGGCGCGCTGCTGCACCTGGGCGACCGCGCGGGGATGGTGCGCAACGCCGCGCGCGCGGTGGAGATCTTCACGGCGGCGCACGGCGAGCGCCACCGCACCACCGTCACCCACATCAACAACCTGGGGACCATCCTGCACCGCTCGGGCGACCCGGCAGGGGCGCGGGCGCAGTTCGAGCGCGCGCTGGCGCTCATCCCCGAGGTGTGGGGGACGCGGCACCCCTTCTTCGCCACGGTGAGCAGCAACCTGGGCGACGTGCTGGCGGAGCTGGGCGACGCGGAGGGCGCCCGCCGCCTGTACGAGCGTGCGCTGGAGGTGGACGAGGCCGCGTACGGGCCGCACTACTCCAGCGTCGCGCGGGACCTGCTCAAGCTGGGGACGCTGCTGGCCGCGCTGGAGGAGACCGAAGCCGCGCGCCCGCTGCTGGAGCGCGCCCTGGCCTTCTACGAGCCGCAGCTCGGCGCGGACCACCCGCACGTGGCGGCGCTGCGCGAGAGCGTCGCGCGGCTGGGGTGA
- a CDS encoding helix-hairpin-helix domain-containing protein: MEEDRRAALKELRRIPGVGRSIAEDLWMLGIRSPGDLRGRDPQALYERLCELQGVRIDRCMLYVLRCAVYFASHERHDPELLKWWAWKNRGAGWAGKGAGRGG, encoded by the coding sequence ATGGAGGAGGACCGCCGCGCCGCGCTGAAAGAGCTGCGGCGCATCCCCGGCGTGGGCCGCTCGATCGCCGAGGACCTCTGGATGCTGGGGATCCGCTCGCCGGGCGACCTGCGCGGGCGCGACCCCCAGGCGCTGTACGAGCGCCTGTGCGAGCTCCAGGGGGTGCGCATCGACCGGTGCATGCTGTACGTGCTGCGTTGCGCCGTCTACTTCGCCTCGCACGAGCGGCACGACCCCGAGCTGCTGAAGTGGTGGGCGTGGAAGAACCGAGGTGCGGGGTGGGCGGGCAAGGGCGCCGGCAGGGGCGGGTGA